GCGAGCTGTCCATGCCGGGCTATGAGCTGCTCAAGGACGATGCACTGCTGCAGCTCGACAACGCGCTGGCCCACTACAACGCGCAGTTGCCGCGCCTGCAGGAGTTCATCCTGCCGGCCGGCACGCGCGCTGCCGCGCAGGCCCATGTATGCCGCACCGTGGCGCGCCGTGCCGAGCGCCAGGTGGTGGCGCTGGAGCAGGCCGAGGCCATGCGAGCCGCGCCGCGCCAGTATCTGAACCGCCTGTCCGATCTGCTGTTCGTGCTGGCCCGCGTGCTCAACCGCCTCGACGGCGGCGACGATGTGTACTGGAAGAGCGAACGCCTGGCGCGCGCGCAGTCCGAGTGAGGCGGTGGCAGGAGGCCGGGCATGCGTCTGCGACATATCGAAGTCTTCAATGCCGTGATGCAGACCGGCAGCGTCAGCGCGGCCGCGCGCCTCATCAACGTCACCCAGCCCGCAGTCAGCCGCACGCTGCAGCATGCCGAGCTGCAGATGGGCTTTGCGCTGTTCCAGCGCGCGCGGGGGCGGCTGACGCCGACCAATGAGGCACTGGCCCTGTTTCCGCATATCGAGAAGCTGTTCGAGCAGCTCGACGAGGTGCAGCGCCTGGCCGCCAATCTGCGTCATGGCCAGTCTGCCGACCGGCTCAATGTGCTGACGGTATTCGCGCTCAGTCGCGAGGTGCTGCCGCGAGCCGTGGCGGGCTTCAGGCGTCGCCATCCGCAGGTCCAGGTGCACGTGCAGGCGTTGCACACGCCGCAGGTGGTATCGGCCCTGTTGCTGCAGGAGGCCGATGTGGGCTTTGTGATCAGCTCCGTGGGCCAGCCCGCGCTGGAGCACGAACTGCTGGCCGAGGTTGACATGTTCTGTGTGCTGCCCAAGGGACTGCTGCCGCCTTCGCGCGTGCGCGCCGAAGGCATGGAACTCAAGGATCTGGCCGATCTGCCCGTGGTCGCGCTCGATGCGCGCGACCCGCTGGGCATGCGCCTGGGCCAGGCCTGCCGCGAGCATGGCGTGGGGCTGTCGCCCGTGGTGACGGTGCAGACCTACCATGCGGCGCTGTCCATGGCCGAATACGGGCTGGGCGCGGCCATCATGGACGGCTGCACGGCCCTGGCGGCCGACCGGCGCCGCGTGCATGTGGTGCCGCTGCTGCCGCGCATCACCGTGGGCGTGAACGCGCTGAGCCTGCCCCAGCGCCCGGGATCGGTGCTGGCGCGCGCCATGACCCAGGAAATGCGCAAGGCCCTGCAGGAGCTTCTGAGCGCCTCCTGAGCAGCCCGGGTTCAGGCCGCGCGCATCTGCGCAGCCAGCCGCTGGGCCGAGCCGAAGGCCAGCGTCAGGCCCAGCGCGCCATGGCCTGTCTGCAGCCACAGATTGCGCGGGCCGCCGCGCTGGCGACCGGTGATGGGCAGGCCTGTGGGCGTGGCCGGGCGCATGCCGCTCCAGGGATGCAGCGAGCCCTGCAGCGGCAGCTGGGCAAAGACCTGCTGCGTGGAGCGGCGCAGGCTGTCGATGCGGGCCGGATCGATGCGTGTGTCGCGGCCGATGATCTCCACCATGCCGGCCACGCGCAGGCGCTCGCCCAGGCGTGCGAACACCACCTTGCGCGCGGT
This region of Comamonas thiooxydans genomic DNA includes:
- a CDS encoding LysR substrate-binding domain-containing protein; its protein translation is MRLRHIEVFNAVMQTGSVSAAARLINVTQPAVSRTLQHAELQMGFALFQRARGRLTPTNEALALFPHIEKLFEQLDEVQRLAANLRHGQSADRLNVLTVFALSREVLPRAVAGFRRRHPQVQVHVQALHTPQVVSALLLQEADVGFVISSVGQPALEHELLAEVDMFCVLPKGLLPPSRVRAEGMELKDLADLPVVALDARDPLGMRLGQACREHGVGLSPVVTVQTYHAALSMAEYGLGAAIMDGCTALAADRRRVHVVPLLPRITVGVNALSLPQRPGSVLARAMTQEMRKALQELLSAS
- a CDS encoding cob(I)yrinic acid a,c-diamide adenosyltransferase, which translates into the protein MGNRLTQIATRTGDDGTTGLGDNTRVSKNSGRPHAMGDVDELNSHIGLLLCEPMPQDVRDLLIDIQHQLFNLGGELSMPGYELLKDDALLQLDNALAHYNAQLPRLQEFILPAGTRAAAQAHVCRTVARRAERQVVALEQAEAMRAAPRQYLNRLSDLLFVLARVLNRLDGGDDVYWKSERLARAQSE